A single genomic interval of Nonomuraea rubra harbors:
- a CDS encoding ROK family transcriptional regulator: protein MRAGPSQEDIRRHNLGALLRHVHLGGPISRAELTSKMGLNRSTIMALTSDLTAAGLVREELPRETGRAGRPSLVVRPESARVYVFAFDVGPDRLAVARVGLGGVILDRRETVRDRGRFEVDELTGTLAGFARQMRRKTRDDTVCVGAAAAVSGGVRKADGVVTFGPNLKAEEVPFGEELGRRLGLGLPVSVGNDANLAALAEHSRGVGIAVRDLIYLHGDVGIGGGIIAAGHLLGGHDGYGGEVGHMVVNPGGRACGCGSHGCLEAEVGERALLESAGRVSAGHQGRDAVRAVVDAADRGDIVAQEALSRVGDWLGLGVANLVNIFNPEMVIFGGMLREIYLGSAAQVRSQLALHAMAPQRERVRLRTSALGDAATLVGAAELAFAHVLSDPLEVLARANA, encoded by the coding sequence ATGCGTGCCGGCCCCTCCCAAGAGGACATCAGGCGCCACAACCTCGGCGCGCTGCTCCGCCATGTCCACCTGGGCGGGCCGATCTCGCGCGCCGAGCTGACCTCGAAGATGGGGCTCAACCGCAGCACGATCATGGCCCTGACGTCGGATCTCACCGCCGCGGGCCTGGTACGCGAGGAGCTGCCGCGCGAGACGGGCCGCGCGGGCCGGCCCTCGCTCGTGGTGCGCCCGGAGTCGGCGCGGGTCTACGTCTTCGCCTTCGACGTGGGCCCCGACCGGCTGGCGGTCGCGCGCGTCGGGCTGGGCGGGGTGATACTCGACCGCCGCGAGACCGTACGCGACCGCGGCCGCTTCGAGGTGGACGAGCTGACCGGCACGCTGGCCGGGTTCGCCCGGCAGATGCGCCGCAAGACCAGGGACGACACGGTCTGCGTCGGCGCGGCGGCGGCCGTGTCGGGCGGCGTGCGCAAGGCCGACGGGGTGGTCACGTTCGGGCCCAACCTGAAGGCCGAGGAGGTGCCGTTCGGCGAGGAGCTGGGCCGCCGCCTCGGCCTCGGCCTGCCCGTCAGCGTGGGCAACGACGCCAACCTGGCCGCCCTGGCCGAGCACAGCCGCGGCGTCGGCATCGCCGTACGCGACCTCATCTACCTGCACGGGGACGTCGGCATCGGCGGCGGCATCATCGCCGCAGGCCACCTGCTCGGCGGCCACGACGGCTACGGCGGCGAGGTCGGCCACATGGTGGTCAACCCGGGCGGGCGCGCCTGCGGCTGCGGCTCGCACGGCTGCCTGGAGGCGGAGGTGGGGGAGCGGGCGCTGCTGGAGTCGGCGGGCCGGGTCTCGGCCGGTCACCAGGGCCGCGACGCGGTGCGCGCCGTCGTGGACGCGGCCGACCGCGGCGACATCGTGGCCCAGGAGGCGCTCAGCCGCGTCGGCGACTGGCTGGGCCTCGGCGTCGCGAACCTGGTCAACATCTTCAACCCCGAGATGGTGATCTTCGGGGGGATGCTGCGGGAGATCTACCTGGGCTCGGCCGCCCAGGTCCGCTCGCAGCTCGCGCTGCACGCCATGGCGCCCCAGCGGGAGCGCGTACGGCTGCGCACCTCGGCGCTCGGGGACGCCGCCACCCTGGTGGGCGCCGCCGAGCTGGCCTTCGCCCACGTGCTGTCCGACCCCCTGGAAGTCCTCGCCCGCGCCAACGCCTGA
- a CDS encoding sugar ABC transporter permease codes for MNKVKELPGEAIVAAAQEPSIKNSFLAYVQRVRGGDMGALPAVLGLVVLCVVFAVARPSFVTAINFANLFTQGAAITLIAMGLVFVLLLGEIDLSAGFASGVCAAVLAVTLASAGLPWYVCMAAAILTGVIIGTVLGSLVAKVGIPSFVVTLAAFLAFQGLVLVLVDEGTNISIRDDVVVAIANRNLPPWLGWALYLLCVAVFAAVQLRRARNRTKRGLVADPLSLIAFRVGMLALFAGLAVAALNLERSRNPALVSLTGVPIVVPVILVLLVVWTLVLRRTAFGRHLYAVGGNTEAARRAGIPVDRIKISAFVICSSMAAVGGIVAASRASSVDPNTGGSSVLLYAVGAAVIGGTSLFGGKGRVLDAVLGGAVVAVIENGMGLMGYGASVKYLVTGSVLLLAAGVDALARKRAAAAGLR; via the coding sequence ATGAACAAGGTCAAGGAACTGCCCGGCGAGGCCATCGTCGCCGCGGCGCAGGAACCCTCGATCAAGAACAGCTTCCTCGCCTACGTCCAGCGGGTGCGCGGCGGCGACATGGGCGCGCTGCCCGCCGTGCTGGGCCTGGTCGTGCTCTGCGTGGTCTTCGCCGTGGCCCGGCCCTCCTTCGTCACCGCGATCAACTTCGCCAACCTGTTCACGCAGGGCGCCGCCATCACGCTCATCGCGATGGGCCTGGTGTTCGTGCTGCTGCTCGGCGAGATCGACCTGTCGGCGGGCTTCGCCAGCGGCGTCTGCGCGGCCGTCCTCGCCGTCACGCTGGCCAGTGCGGGCCTGCCCTGGTACGTGTGCATGGCGGCCGCCATCCTCACCGGCGTGATCATCGGCACCGTGCTCGGCTCGCTGGTCGCCAAGGTCGGCATCCCGTCGTTCGTGGTCACGCTGGCCGCCTTCCTGGCCTTCCAGGGCCTGGTGCTGGTGCTGGTGGACGAGGGCACGAACATCTCCATCCGCGACGACGTGGTCGTCGCCATCGCCAACAGGAACCTGCCGCCGTGGCTCGGCTGGGCGCTCTACCTGCTGTGCGTGGCCGTCTTCGCCGCCGTGCAGCTCAGGAGGGCCAGGAACCGCACCAAGCGCGGCCTGGTCGCCGACCCCCTGTCGCTGATCGCCTTCCGCGTCGGCATGCTGGCGCTGTTCGCCGGCCTCGCGGTCGCCGCGCTCAACCTGGAGCGCAGCCGCAACCCCGCCCTGGTCTCGCTCACCGGCGTGCCGATCGTGGTGCCGGTCATCCTGGTGCTGCTCGTCGTGTGGACGCTGGTGCTGCGCCGTACCGCGTTCGGCCGTCACCTGTACGCGGTCGGCGGCAACACCGAGGCGGCCAGGCGAGCGGGCATCCCCGTGGACCGGATCAAGATCAGCGCGTTCGTGATCTGCTCCTCGATGGCCGCCGTCGGCGGCATCGTGGCCGCGTCGCGGGCCAGCTCCGTCGACCCGAACACGGGCGGCAGCTCCGTCCTGCTGTACGCGGTCGGCGCGGCGGTCATCGGCGGCACCAGCCTCTTCGGCGGCAAGGGCAGGGTGCTCGACGCCGTGCTCGGCGGCGCCGTGGTGGCCGTGATCGAGAACGGCATGGGTCTGATGGGGTACGGGGCCAGCGTGAAGTACCTGGTCACGGGTTCTGTCCTGCTGCTCGCCGCGGGTGTCGACGCCCTGGCGCGCAAGCGGGCGGCTGCCGCTGGTCTAAGGTGA